The nucleotide window TGGCCCGTACATTGTTGATTTCTATTGCCCGGGCGCTTCATTGGTGATCGAGATTGATCTGAGCGATGCAAGTTCGGCGCTTGCGGTGCAGCGTGCGGCGCTCCGACAGCATGCACTTGAAAAACGTGGCTTTGCGGTGCTGCGTATCAAAGCGGCCGATGTTTTTTTTCGCACATCCTATGTGCTCGAGCAGATTGCAGAGGCTGCCGGCATCGAATCGAGCGGCTTGCACAAGCGCTGAGCTTTGAGCTTTTTCAAGACCGTTGCTAGGACGAGCGGTGGGCCGCTTTTCGTGGTTTCGAAGCGCTTTTGCCCTTGGGGCGTGGGGGTTTGCCGCCACCGACTGGTTTTTTCCTTGGACCGCCCTGGCCTGGCCGAGGGCCACTGCCGGGTTTTTTGCTTCCGCTTCGCCTGGGGCGATCATCGGGGCCGCCAGCGCGACGTGGAGGTCCTGATCTGCCCGGTCCGCTTCGGCGTCCGCGGGGTCGTTCTGAACGTGGTTCGGCTTCAAGCTCGCCGATTTCTTCAATCGGACGTTCGTGCTCTTCTTTGCGCGCTAGCCATAGCGCTGCGGCAGCAACATCTTCTGCGCTGTGCCCGTCGTGCATGAGTTTTTCAACGAGGCCTTTTTCAAGTGGCACGTCGCCATCGTTGAGGATGGCGCTGATTTTGTCTTGCCAAAGTTTGTTGCGGTGCTTGCGAATGGCTTTGACGGTCGGCAGGCTGCCTTGTTCAAGCTCGCCTTTGGTGTAGCGCTCAATCATCATCAATCGACGTCGCTCACCCGGCGTGAAAAGCGAAATAGCAATGCCGGCGCCGCCTGCACGGCCGGTGCGACCGATGCGATGCACGTAGATTTCTGGATCGCGCGGTACATCAAAGTTGATGACGTGTGAGACGCCATCGATGTGAAGACCACGCGCTGCAACGTCGGTGGCCACAAGGATTGAAATGCGCTTGTCGCGAAAGCCTTGCAGCACGTATTCGCGCTGGGCTTGTGATAAATCGCCGTTGATGGGGGCGGCCGAAAAACCGCGTGTGTTTAGACCATCGGCGATTTGTGTGGTGGCTGCGCGCGTATCGCAAAAGATCATGGCGCGATCGAGGTTTTCCATTTCAAGCACACGCACCAAGGCGCGCTTTTTGTCGCGGCTGGGCACGACCACGTAGCGCTGCTCAACGTTCTCGGCAGTCAGCTCGTTTGCTTTGACTTTGATCATTTCTGGATCGGTCAAATAGTTTTTCGCGAGCCGTTGAATCTCTTTGGGCAAGGTGGCCGAGAAAAGCGCCGAGACTCGTTCTTTGGGCGCGCCTTTGAGGATCTCTTCGATGTCTTCGATGAAACCAAGGCTTAGCATTTGGTCGGCTTCATCCAGCACCAAAAAGCGCAACGCTTCGAGTTTGATGACTTTGCGATTCACCAAGTCCAAAATACGACCGGGGGTTCCGACGACAACATCAACGCCGGAGCGAAGCTCACGCAGCTGCGGTCCGTAGGCTTGCCCGCCGTACACGGCTGCGACGCGTATTTTGAGAAAAGCTGCGAGATTCGTAAAAGAATCGGCGACTTGTAGCGCAAGCTCGCGCGTTGGGGCCAAGATTAAAGCTTGCGGTGGTGGATGGCCTTTTTCAAGAAGCTGTAAAATCGGAAGTGCAAAGGCAGCTGTTTTTCCGGTGCCGGTTTGTGCTTGGGCGATCACGTCGCGTCCGTCACAAAGCAGAGGAATGACCGAAGTTTGCACTGGGGTGGCTTCGGTGAAGCCAAGTTTATCGATAGCCTTTATCAGCGCGGGCTGTAGACCAAATGTGGAAAAATCCTGAGGCATGAACGGCAGCACTGTGACACAGAAACGCGCCAATGCATGCCCCATTTTTCAATTTTAGCAAAAAACAACGAAACAATGGGTAAATGCCCGAGAATGCAACGTTCAAGCCCAAGAGAAAATGGATAAAAAGACATTGAACGGGAATATGACATCGTAAATCGCTCCGATTAGACTCAAAACGCATGCGTCGTAACTCTGTCTTACTGTTCTTCCTACTACTTTGCTTGAGCGCTGTATTTGTGTTCTCGCTCTACCTTCGGGACAACTATGTCCTTGATGATGCCTTTATCTATCAAAACTACCTGCGTTCGATCTTAAATGGTCATGGCATTCAGTATGGTCCGGGAACGGTAGCCGAGGGCTACAGTTCGCCGCTCTGGCTTTTTGTGTTGGTTGCCTTTGGATGCTTGGGTGCATCGGGAATTCTCTGGGCGAAGGCTTTGAGTGCACTTGTGGGTTTGGCGACGGTGCTGCTGCTTAGCGTCTGGCTCTATCGCCGGTGTGGGCTTTGGCAAAGTGCTTTGCTTGGCTTTTTGTGCGTGCTTCAGCCGGCGCTGCTTTGGGTTTCTTTCACGGGCATGGAAAGTGCGCTTTTCATGTTTTTGCTTACCGCTTTTGCAATCGCACTTTTGGATCGTTCGCAAATCGGGGTGGTGCTGAGTGCAGGCTTGCTTGCGGTGGTGCGCCCAGAAGGGCCAATGTTTCTTTTGCCAGCGTTGCTTTTTGCGTACCGTGAATACAAAGCTGGAAGGCTAAAGCTTGATCGCTTTGTTGGTCTTGGGTTGCTTGCTTGTTTGCCTTTGCTGAGTTGGCAATTGTTTCGTTGGGTTCACTATGATGCACTGATTGCCAATAGTGCATACGCCAAGATGGGCCCGATTATGAGTCGGGTAAGCCGCTTTCGTGGCGTGCTGTACATTGTACACTCTGTCCTTCTCATGCCAGCTGCATGGATTTTGCTTGTCGCAGGACTTGCTGCAGTCATCGAAAAGCGCAGCCATCTATTTAAAGATGTGAATAGTGCACTTGTATCTTTTTTTGTTCTGCCTTTGATCTTTATTGTCTCTGCGAAGGGCGATTGGATGCCGTGGCTGCGCTTTTTGGTGCCGCTTCTGCCCGCTGCGATGTTGGTTGGTTTCGTGTTGTTGCATGAGCAATGGCCTCAGCAAAAGAGCTGGATCATCGCGTTCTTTGTGCTTTGCTTTTTAAGTACGCTGACTTTGCAGGCGCGTGACTGGGAAGAAATTTATGCAGTGCATTGGCCGAGCCATCACAAGTTGCAGGCCAAATGGCCCAGCAAAGATCAGCCTTTTGTGCATGCTGTTGAAGCCGACCGTGGGGCTCATTTTTATGCGCGGAATATCTATCGCTATACCAAGCCAGGGGAAGCTGTGGTGCATATTGATATTGGACAATCCGGATATTTGGCCGGTGACATCCATCTGATGGACTCCTACGGTCTTGTTTCGCGTTTTGAATGTGAATACATGCACGGTCGGTACAGTGACCAAGCGATGCTGGAGCACTTTCGTCAGCAAAATCCAAGCTTGGTATTTTTCCTCTGGGACGAGGAAGAAAAGCGTGCGGTCATGCCTGCGCAAAGACCTTTGGTAAAAGAAATTAACGCG belongs to Myxococcales bacterium and includes:
- a CDS encoding DEAD/DEAH box helicase is translated as MGHALARFCVTVLPFMPQDFSTFGLQPALIKAIDKLGFTEATPVQTSVIPLLCDGRDVIAQAQTGTGKTAAFALPILQLLEKGHPPPQALILAPTRELALQVADSFTNLAAFLKIRVAAVYGGQAYGPQLRELRSGVDVVVGTPGRILDLVNRKVIKLEALRFLVLDEADQMLSLGFIEDIEEILKGAPKERVSALFSATLPKEIQRLAKNYLTDPEMIKVKANELTAENVEQRYVVVPSRDKKRALVRVLEMENLDRAMIFCDTRAATTQIADGLNTRGFSAAPINGDLSQAQREYVLQGFRDKRISILVATDVAARGLHIDGVSHVINFDVPRDPEIYVHRIGRTGRAGGAGIAISLFTPGERRRLMMIERYTKGELEQGSLPTVKAIRKHRNKLWQDKISAILNDGDVPLEKGLVEKLMHDGHSAEDVAAAALWLARKEEHERPIEEIGELEAEPRSERPRGRRSGPGRSGPPRRAGGPDDRPRRSGSKKPGSGPRPGQGGPRKKPVGGGKPPRPKGKSASKPRKAAHRSS
- a CDS encoding DUF559 domain-containing protein, which encodes MAQRKEQSAEPRARLYQHTSPAEVHLWRLLRKGQLGGVLFRRRQPIGPYIVDFYCPGASLVIEIDLSDASSALAVQRAALRQHALEKRGFAVLRIKAADVFFRTSYVLEQIAEAAGIESSGLHKR